A section of the Phaseolus vulgaris cultivar G19833 chromosome 8, P. vulgaris v2.0, whole genome shotgun sequence genome encodes:
- the LOC137826458 gene encoding uncharacterized protein At5g65660-like encodes MELQDTAASRVSIGFPLGLALLFVCLLFICGFFCCCLHWSRLQTLLESHGIINPQSLPQTQIQSELASSYQKPAFPVVMMKQNYAESLPVLMPGDAVPKFIATACPCQPPRDERITIHVQKEPSTEFCSGN; translated from the exons ATGGAGCTTCAGGATACTGCTGCAAGCCGTGTGTCAATTGGATTTCCTCTGGGCTTAGCCCTTCTCTTTGTCTGTTtactcttcatttgtggatttTTTTGCTGCTGCTTGCATTGGAGTAGGCTTCAAACTTTGCTTGAGTCACATGGGATCATCAACCCTCAATCTTTGCCACAGACTCAAATACAATCAGAGTTAGCTTCCTCCTACCAGAAACCAGCTTTTCCTGTTGTG ATGATGAAGCAGAATTATGCAGAGAGTTTGCCTGTGCTGATGCCAGGGGATGCTGTCCCAAAATTCATAGCCACAGCATGCCCATGTCAGCCTCCAAGAGATGAAAGGATCACAATCCATGTGCAGAAGGAACCATCCACTGAATTTTGCAGTGGAAACTAA